In Aminiphilus circumscriptus DSM 16581, the sequence CTTCTCAAGGATGCGGGGATCACGGAAGAACGCTTTCTGAGTGTCCTCGCGGAGGTACGCGGGCGGGTGCGCGTGCAGAGCGCCACGCCGGAAGGAACCTACGAGGCGCTTTCCCGATACGGGCGGGACCTGGTGGAGCTCGCCAAAAGCGGCAAGCTCGATCCCGTCATCGGCCGAGACGAGGAAATCCGTTCGGTGATCCGCATTCTGAGCCGCAAGACAAAGAACAACCCCGTGCTCATCGGAGAGCCCGGTGTCGGAAAAACCGCCATCGCCGAGGGATTGGCCCACCGCATCGTCCGTGGCGATGTTCCTGAGGGGCTCAAGGATCGCTCCATCTTCGCCCTCGACATGGGGGCCCTCGTCGCGGGGGCAAAGTACCGTGGCGAATTTGAGGAGCGTCTCAAGGCGGTGCTCAACGAGGTGAAGGAATCCGACGGAAGGGTCATTCTCTTCATCGACGAACTGCACACCATCGTCGGCGCCGGCAAGGCCGAGGGCTCCCTCGACGCGGGAAACATGCTCAAACCCATGCTCGCCCGGGGTGAGCTGCACTGTATCGGTGCCACCACCCTCGACGAATACCGGGAGCACATCGAGAAGGACGCCGCGCTGGAGCGGCGCTTCCAACCCGTCTACGTGGAGCAACCCTCGGTGGAAGACACGGTGTCCATTCTCCGGGGCCTGCGGGAGCGTTTCGAGGTGCACCACGGCGTGCACATTCAGGACAATGCGCTCGTGGCTGCGGCGGTGCTGTCGAACCGCTACATCACGGAGCGTTTTCTGCCCGACAAGGCCATCGATCTCGTCGACGAGGCCTGTGCCATGATCCGCACCGAAATCGACTCGTTGCCGGCGGAACTGGACGCGGCGGCACGGAAGGTGATGCAGCTCGAGATCGAAGAGGCGGCGCTGAAGAAGGAGACGGACAGGGCCTCGGAAGCCCGGCTCAAGGTACTCCAGAAAGAGCTTGCGGAGGCTCGGGCGGCAGCGGACGCCCTGCGCGCCCAGTACGAAGCGGAAAAACAGGCCATTGCCAAGGTGCAGGCCCTGCGCGAGCAGATCGAGAAAGTGCGGCGGGAAATCGAGCAGGCCGAGCGGGCCTACGATCTGAACCGGGCGGCGGAACTCCGCCATGGTGCGTTGCCCGATCTGGAGCGGCGTCTCGCCGCGGAGGAGGAACAGCTCCGCCACAACCAGGGGACGTCTCACCTGCTTCGGGAGAAGGTCACGGAGGACGAGATCGCCGCCATCGTGAGCAAGTGGACAGGTATTCCCGTGTCGCGCCTTGTGGAGGGGGAGCGGGAAAAGCTGCTCCGCCTGGGGGACATCCTCCACCAAAGGGTGGTCGGTCAGGACGAGGCCGTGGAGGCTGTGGTGGATGCGGTGCACCGGGCCCGGAGCGGTCTGAAGGATCCCCGGCGCCCCATCGGCTCCTTTCTCTTTCTCGGTCCCACGGGGGTGGGCAAGACGGAGCTGGCCAAGACGCTCAGTGCGGCTCTCTTCGACAGCGAAGAGAACTTGGTGCGTCTGGACATGTCGGAGTATATGGAAAAGTTTTCCGTCTCCCGTCTCATCGGAGCGCCTCCGGGATACGTGGGGTATGACGAGGGGGGGCAGCTCACTGAGGCGGTACGACGCCGTCCCTATGCGGTGATTCTCTTTGACGAGATCGAAAAGGCCCATCCGGACGTCTGGAGCATCCTGCTCCAGATTCTCGATGACGGGCGCATTACCGACAGCCACGGGCGGACGGTGAACTTCAAGAACACCGTGCTCATTCTCACGAGCAACTTGGGTGCATCCCTTCTGTTGGATGGTATTTCCGACGACGGGCGCATCCGGGAGGAGGTGCGCGAGGCCGTGCTCGGGGAGGTGCGGCGCACCTTCCGTCCGGAGTTCCTGAACCGCCTCGACGAGATGGTGCTCTTCAAACCTCTCACGATTACAGAGGTGGAGCGCATCGTGGAACTCCTTGTGAACGATCTGCGGGCTCGTCTCGCCGAACGGAACGTGACGCTCGAAATGACACCCGAGGCAGTGCGATGGATCGCCCGGGAGGCTTACGATCCCGTCTACGGAGCTCGGCCGCTCAAGCGCTTTCTGGCCCGGGAGCTGGAGACGCGCCTTGCCCGGAAGATTCTCTCCGGCGAGATCCCGGATGGCGCTGCAGTGACGGTGGCGCTGGACCAGGACCGGGGGCTGACGCTCCGGGTGGCCCCTTTCGAGGCCCCCGGGAGAGAGGACGCCGGAAT encodes:
- the clpB gene encoding ATP-dependent chaperone ClpB — protein: MDLNRLTQKSQEALLTAQNLAVSSGHQEVDGEHLLLSLLRQEGGLVPRLLHRMEIPVETLASGVERELSRRPRVSGRGVEPGKIYISQRLQRLLVDAEERASRLKDEYVSVEHLFAALVAEGTNTAAGRLLKDAGITEERFLSVLAEVRGRVRVQSATPEGTYEALSRYGRDLVELAKSGKLDPVIGRDEEIRSVIRILSRKTKNNPVLIGEPGVGKTAIAEGLAHRIVRGDVPEGLKDRSIFALDMGALVAGAKYRGEFEERLKAVLNEVKESDGRVILFIDELHTIVGAGKAEGSLDAGNMLKPMLARGELHCIGATTLDEYREHIEKDAALERRFQPVYVEQPSVEDTVSILRGLRERFEVHHGVHIQDNALVAAAVLSNRYITERFLPDKAIDLVDEACAMIRTEIDSLPAELDAAARKVMQLEIEEAALKKETDRASEARLKVLQKELAEARAAADALRAQYEAEKQAIAKVQALREQIEKVRREIEQAERAYDLNRAAELRHGALPDLERRLAAEEEQLRHNQGTSHLLREKVTEDEIAAIVSKWTGIPVSRLVEGEREKLLRLGDILHQRVVGQDEAVEAVVDAVHRARSGLKDPRRPIGSFLFLGPTGVGKTELAKTLSAALFDSEENLVRLDMSEYMEKFSVSRLIGAPPGYVGYDEGGQLTEAVRRRPYAVILFDEIEKAHPDVWSILLQILDDGRITDSHGRTVNFKNTVLILTSNLGASLLLDGISDDGRIREEVREAVLGEVRRTFRPEFLNRLDEMVLFKPLTITEVERIVELLVNDLRARLAERNVTLEMTPEAVRWIAREAYDPVYGARPLKRFLARELETRLARKILSGEIPDGAAVTVALDQDRGLTLRVAPFEAPGREDAGIREDGGDGAPTVSVEGEIVD